Proteins encoded by one window of Teretinema zuelzerae:
- a CDS encoding flavocytochrome c, with translation MKAKHSFAHIFRAFAAISALTLLISCGGKAAPTGQTYAPGTYTASAKGYHGDVTVAVKVTKNKIASVRVLKHGETPGISDLAISGIPKAIVDSQSLAVDSVSGASFSSKAVIEATTAALKEAGADIEKLMVPGAAAEKEADVELSADVVVIGAGGAGMAAGVSAHQNGATVVILEKMAKVGGNTISAGGAMNAVDEGSETAIKNKDSVALHFKQTYEGGDKKGDEVLVKTLVENAWASVEWLQSMGMKFLPEPFTVTGGLWPRAHKPVDPVGTGFFKTYNAYIEANKGIEVRLNTKAEKLIVENGKVVGVIATGKTGNKITVKANKGVVIASGGFGQNVAMRQEFNKQWPTLDETIKSTNHPGATGDGIMMGREVNAAIVQMENIQLLPLGDPETGSLSGNIETDVEKRIYVNIEGNRFVDEGARRDTMTLALFNQPQKKLWIVVDAHSYPEGTVKNNFNETIDGLVADGRAFKGETVEELAEKIGVPPANLAATVAEFNKHVASKTPDAFGRTLYSVPLDKGPYYAGARVPTVHHTMGGIKIDAETHVIDVNGNVIPGLYAAGEVTGGIHGSNRLGGNALTDITVFGRIAGANAAQGK, from the coding sequence ATGAAAGCCAAACACAGCTTTGCACACATCTTTAGAGCCTTCGCGGCAATCAGCGCGCTGACTCTGCTCATCTCGTGCGGCGGAAAAGCCGCCCCGACAGGACAGACATACGCGCCGGGTACGTACACAGCAAGCGCGAAAGGATATCACGGAGACGTTACCGTCGCCGTTAAAGTCACCAAGAACAAGATCGCGAGCGTCCGCGTGCTCAAGCACGGAGAGACCCCCGGAATCAGCGATCTGGCGATTTCAGGCATTCCGAAGGCCATCGTAGACAGCCAGAGCCTCGCGGTCGACAGCGTTTCCGGAGCTAGCTTCTCCAGCAAAGCCGTCATCGAAGCGACGACCGCAGCCTTGAAAGAAGCGGGAGCCGACATCGAAAAACTGATGGTTCCCGGAGCCGCGGCAGAGAAAGAAGCCGATGTCGAGCTTTCTGCCGACGTCGTCGTAATCGGAGCGGGCGGAGCCGGAATGGCGGCCGGAGTTTCGGCTCACCAGAACGGAGCGACCGTCGTCATCCTTGAAAAAATGGCAAAAGTGGGCGGAAACACCATCAGCGCCGGCGGCGCCATGAACGCGGTAGACGAAGGAAGCGAAACCGCGATCAAAAACAAGGACTCGGTAGCCCTCCACTTCAAGCAAACCTATGAAGGCGGAGACAAGAAGGGAGACGAAGTCCTCGTTAAAACCCTGGTTGAAAACGCCTGGGCGTCTGTCGAATGGCTTCAGTCCATGGGAATGAAATTCCTCCCCGAACCCTTCACCGTCACCGGCGGCCTCTGGCCCCGCGCGCACAAACCCGTCGATCCGGTCGGAACAGGATTCTTCAAAACCTATAACGCTTATATCGAAGCGAACAAGGGAATCGAAGTCCGCCTGAATACTAAAGCAGAGAAGCTCATCGTCGAGAACGGAAAGGTCGTCGGAGTAATAGCCACGGGCAAAACCGGCAACAAGATCACCGTCAAGGCGAACAAGGGCGTCGTTATCGCCTCCGGCGGATTCGGACAGAACGTCGCGATGCGCCAGGAATTCAACAAGCAGTGGCCCACCCTCGATGAAACCATCAAGAGCACAAACCATCCCGGAGCGACCGGCGACGGAATCATGATGGGACGCGAAGTTAACGCGGCGATCGTACAGATGGAAAACATCCAGCTCCTCCCCCTCGGAGACCCCGAAACCGGAAGCCTGAGCGGAAACATCGAAACCGACGTCGAGAAGCGCATCTACGTGAACATCGAAGGAAACAGGTTCGTAGACGAAGGAGCCCGCCGCGACACCATGACGCTGGCGCTCTTCAACCAGCCCCAGAAGAAACTCTGGATCGTCGTCGACGCGCACTCCTATCCCGAAGGAACCGTTAAAAACAACTTCAACGAAACCATCGACGGCCTGGTCGCCGACGGACGCGCATTCAAGGGCGAAACCGTGGAAGAACTGGCAGAGAAGATCGGCGTGCCTCCCGCGAACCTCGCGGCGACCGTTGCCGAGTTCAACAAGCACGTCGCTTCAAAAACGCCGGACGCCTTCGGACGCACGCTCTACTCTGTGCCGCTCGACAAGGGTCCCTACTATGCCGGAGCCCGCGTTCCCACCGTCCACCACACCATGGGCGGAATCAAGATCGACGCTGAAACCCATGTCATCGACGTAAACGGAAACGTCATCCCCGGACTCTACGCCGCAGGCGAAGTAACCGGCGGAATCCACGGATCCAACCGCCTCGGCGGAAACGCGCTGACCGACATCACCGTCTTCGGCCGCATCGCCGGAGCGAATGCCGCTCAGGGCAAGTAA
- a CDS encoding amidohydrolase family protein codes for MIDVHAHAFPDFLAERAMASLTADSGDYTPCSDGTLAGLASSMDASGVELSWIANIATKPAQAGAILEWSRSVSSDRFVFLGSVHPESPVFEEEIYAFREAGFAGLKLHPLYQRFNVDDSSLAPFFRAIQESGMFVLLHSGYDIAFAGADNAHPRRMRKLIDRFPDLDIIAAHLGGWLAWEDVLEQLAGSPCYFDTSFIDEADPAVRDAIIERCGAERILFGSDSPWKDQRKQIEAVLSIGLSAAQESLVFSGNARALMQKHSRASR; via the coding sequence ATGATAGACGTACATGCCCACGCGTTTCCCGATTTTCTTGCCGAGCGGGCCATGGCTTCGCTGACGGCCGATTCAGGAGACTATACGCCCTGTTCCGACGGAACTCTCGCCGGCCTTGCTTCCTCCATGGATGCGTCCGGCGTAGAGCTTTCGTGGATAGCGAATATTGCCACCAAACCGGCTCAAGCGGGCGCGATACTGGAATGGTCCCGTTCCGTTTCATCGGATCGCTTTGTGTTTCTGGGTTCGGTTCATCCCGAGAGTCCGGTTTTCGAAGAGGAGATATATGCCTTCCGCGAAGCCGGCTTTGCAGGGCTCAAGCTGCATCCTCTCTATCAGCGTTTCAACGTAGACGATTCGTCCCTTGCGCCGTTTTTCCGCGCGATACAGGAAAGCGGCATGTTCGTTCTTCTTCACTCAGGATACGACATTGCCTTCGCCGGCGCGGACAACGCCCATCCCCGAAGGATGCGGAAGCTCATAGACCGCTTCCCTGACCTTGATATCATCGCGGCGCATCTGGGCGGGTGGCTGGCCTGGGAAGATGTTCTCGAACAGCTGGCCGGTTCGCCTTGCTATTTCGATACGTCCTTCATCGACGAAGCCGATCCTGCCGTACGCGACGCGATCATAGAACGCTGCGGAGCAGAGCGGATCCTGTTCGGGAGCGACTCGCCCTGGAAGGATCAGCGGAAGCAAATAGAAGCGGTCCTCTCGATCGGCTTGTCCGCCGCTCAAGAATCTCTCGTCTTTTCCGGCAACGCCCGCGCCCTCATGCAGAAACACTCCCGCGCATCACGGTGA